In Halobaculum rubrum, the following are encoded in one genomic region:
- a CDS encoding AI-2E family transporter, with product MTAEDTEARWPSDRTGLSFLAVVSIVFAALIVLTQLPYIILAIVLAYVLTPAQQRLERRLSAGSAAFTLTAISVLLLFVLVTYIVTIAIQQGLALFTAIQAGEFSSGAVESHVATIGHVVDLEALYATYQGPIGTGLERLATGALIAIDGLPSVFIGLTVTTFVLFVLLRDGTQLVAWLRTVVPVSEPVQRELMGELDDLMWASVVGNVAVAGIQAVLLGTVLVLVDMPGFVFLTVVTFVLCLLPLVGAFGVWVPASVFLLAMGRPVAALIIVGTGSVVSVSDTYLRPLIINRSGALNVAVITVGIFGGIIVFGVVGLFIGPVVLGGTRVILDQFARERAESTSG from the coding sequence ATGACGGCGGAAGATACCGAGGCACGCTGGCCCTCGGATCGCACTGGATTATCGTTTCTGGCAGTCGTCAGTATCGTTTTCGCCGCGCTCATCGTCCTCACCCAACTCCCGTACATCATTCTCGCAATCGTTCTCGCCTACGTTCTCACGCCCGCACAGCAGCGGCTCGAACGGCGGCTGAGTGCAGGTTCGGCTGCCTTCACCCTCACCGCGATCTCGGTCCTGCTGTTGTTCGTGCTCGTGACGTACATCGTCACGATCGCCATCCAGCAGGGACTGGCACTTTTTACTGCCATACAGGCTGGAGAGTTCAGCTCCGGCGCTGTCGAGAGCCATGTCGCCACCATCGGCCACGTGGTCGACCTCGAGGCGTTGTACGCGACGTATCAGGGGCCGATAGGGACCGGGTTGGAACGTCTGGCCACGGGCGCACTAATCGCTATCGACGGCCTTCCGAGCGTGTTTATCGGCCTCACCGTGACGACCTTCGTGCTGTTTGTCCTCCTGCGAGACGGGACACAGTTGGTCGCTTGGCTTCGCACAGTCGTTCCCGTGTCCGAACCCGTACAGCGGGAACTGATGGGCGAACTCGATGACCTCATGTGGGCGTCCGTCGTCGGTAACGTCGCCGTCGCGGGGATCCAAGCCGTACTACTCGGGACCGTATTGGTGCTTGTTGACATGCCTGGGTTCGTCTTCTTGACCGTGGTGACGTTCGTCCTCTGCTTGCTCCCACTTGTGGGGGCGTTCGGAGTCTGGGTTCCGGCTTCGGTCTTCCTGCTCGCGATGGGGCGCCCCGTGGCAGCGCTGATCATCGTCGGCACCGGCTCCGTAGTTAGTGTCTCGGACACCTATCTTCGGCCGCTGATCATCAACAGAAGCGGGGCATTGAACGTCGCGGTCATCACCGTTGGCATCTTCGGAGGCATCATTGTGTTCGGGGTGGTCGGTCTGTTCATCGGGCCGGTCGTCCTCGGGGGCACGAGGGTCATCCTCGACCAGTTTGCCCGGGAACGGGCCGAATCGACCAGCGGCTGA